tttttttcattctcatagGGTGCTAAGGGTGTCCGAGGCGACAGCGTTCAAGGACCTCGGGGCTTCCCAGGTATCTCAGGCTTCCCCGGAGCTCCTGGAATGCTGGGTAATATTGGAATGACCGGTCCAGACGGAGTTTCCGGTTTTAATGGGATGAAGGGGCTGAAGGGAGAGATTGGCTTCCATGGACGTCGTGGGGAGGATGGCGATTTGGGAATTCAAGGGTATCCGGGTATGGATGGAATTCCCGGAAGTCCTGGTAAGCAAGGAGAAGACGGTGATGTGGGAGTTGTGGGAGATTCTGGACAGCCAGGATGGATTGGAGAGGAGGGATCACCAGGAGCTATGGGCCAGAAAGGAGAACTGGGCGAGCCTGGCAGTCCTGGATTCCCAGGTGTTCCAGGACCTGTGGGGCTGCCGGGAATGGTTGGAGATATTGGGTATGATGGACCCGATGGGGAAAGAGGTGCGAATGCGATCAGTGGACCTCAGGGAGACCTGGGTGAGCCCGGGTTCATGGGGGCTATTGGGGCACCTGGACCACCTGGCGTTGATGGACGACCAGGATTACCCGGGGAAAATGGCGCGGATTCAGTGGGGTATAATGGACCAAATGGAATCAAGGGAGACCGGGGATGGAATGCATTGCCTGGAAGAACTGGGTTAAaggtaaaattatttttaatcgtttAAATTCCTctgtttatttctttattatttgCATTGTCGTTTGGGTTATGAATATTGTCTACAGCTTTTCAAACCTTTAAAACTTAATTTTGATTGACGAAAGGGTGAAATTGGCGACATGGGACCGGACGGAGTCAAAGGAGAAATTGGAGAGAGTGGAGAACAGGGAAGACCTGGTACTCCAGGAATCAATGGAAGACCTGGCACGAAGGGTGAGTTAGGACCAGTGGGGCCGGCCGGTCGGGACGGAGTGAAAGGACAACGCGGGCTTGATGGAGATCCTGGCTTTATGGGACCACCAGGTATGCCTGGAGACGTGGGCCTTCGGGGAAACTCTGGCCTGCCTGGGGCGCCAGGACCGAAAGGTAGTATGGGTGATCCTGGGTTACCTTCGTATGCTGAGGCTGACAGGGGCGAAATGGGAGACCAGGGATTCTATGGACTGAGTGGGAGGAAGGGAGAACAGGGAGACACTGGATTGAGAGGATACCCAGGGGCTAgggtaatttcaattaattttctttgcttaatcatttttatttatttattttttttgtagttaATGTGTTTCCATTCTCGCAGGGAATGCGTGGGGACATTGGCTATCCGGGTCCCGAGGGTTTCGAGGGCCTGCCTGGACTACCAGGTCTACCCGGAGATGTTGGATACCCCGGACTTCCAGGTAATATtttggaagaaaataaaaccGAATTTTGGATTAATTACTATGATGAtggtaattttattaatatttttcattttttgttcagGCCCTCCTGGTTATAATCCTGAACGCGGTGAGTCAGGTCTACCAGGATTGGATGGCCGCCCAGGTACTTCTGGACGACCAGGGCAGAAGGGAGCTCCTGGAGAATATGGGCCTGATGGACCTCAAGGTATTGAAGGAGAACCTGGACGGAGTATTCCGGGGCCGAAGGGTCTTCCTGGAGATATAGGCCCCAGAGGATATGACGGCCGCCCTGGTGCGCCTGGATTGGGAGGACTCGATGGTTTTCCGGGAGCCCCTGGCCCCAAAGGTTTTCGGGGAGAGCCGGGATATGCCCAGTACGGTGCCAAGGGAGACGAGGGTGACGTCGGTTTCGCAGGACCCGATGGCAGACATGGATTCAAGGGCGAGAGAGGTGACTCAGGAATTCCGGGAGGCCCAGGCTTCCCCGGTTTGAAAGGAGAACGAGGAGACACTGGAGAGTCCGGTCCGACTGGTTTGCCAGGACCTGATGGACCCCAGGTAAAaacaaattcatgaaaattcattagaaatCTCTTTCGCGATTTTATTCTCGTCGTTATAGAGTACGGgacgagaataaaatttcggttgtattttattaatagttagaataaaattttagtattaaaaataataaaagaaaaaatccgGGGAATTTTGTCAACAGCATCGaggaaaaaatggtgaaaaatgTAATGGAAATTCATTCGAGTTTCCTATCAAATTCACAAaggtttttattcttttttttgttttttgcttTTCCCTAGGGCCGTTTTACTTTTTTCTGCATAACAGAAAACATTTTTCGACCGACCGAATGcgttacgatttttttcaaaccttTTTTGTATAAAATCTATTTCGTTTTTGTAAACAATAATTCCAACGATCGATTTTCAACGATGGTCTTTCATGCaatacaatattttcatcGAAATAGGGACCCAAAGGCGACCCCGGTACCAGTCCCTATCCATTGTTCCCCAGGAAAGGAATTCAGGGAGACGTCGGATTTACAGGCTTGATTGGTAATTTACCTCGCTCTCATTTCCTCCCTTAATTACTTCGGTGGGAATATTCTGTTTCACCCCTTTTTTCCCTCATCAAGGAATGCCTGGAGTTCCGGGGGCAATGGGAATGCCAGGATTGGACGGTCTACCAGGGCTTAAGGGTGAGCACGGAATGGACGGACTTCCAGGGTTCCAAGGGCCCGATGGTGACAACGGACCGCCAGGTCCTCAAGGCCCACGTGGAGACATTGGTTATCAAGGACCCCCTGGGTTCCCGGGACCTCGAGGAGAAGATGCACCACCCGGGCCGGCTCCCAGAAGCCGTGGCTTCCATTTCGCCAGGCACTCCCAGTCGGAAAGTATTCCTCAATGTCCTGCGGGCACTGTCAAAATGTGGGATGGGTTTTCGTTACTTCATATTATGGGTAATTCACATCCATGGGCACAAGATCTTGgtaaatatcattaattatttaatcaattaatttttacaataCATTTCCTACAGTATATTCATCAAATTGCCTTCATTTCGTTGCAGGACAAGCTGGAAGTTGTGTCCGAAGATTCTCGGTGATGCCTTTCCTATTCTGCAATCTCAATAATGTCTGCGATTACGCTCAGAGGAATGACTACAGTTACTGGTTGAGTTCGACAGAGCCAATGCCAATGATGATGACACCAATTCCAGCACCAGAGGCTGGAAGGTACATCTCTAGGTGCAGCGTGTGTGAAGCACCGACGAGAATGATTGCGGTGCACAGTCAGTCGATGCAGATTCCAGAGTGTCCTGGTGGATGGACAGAAGCTTGGGTTGGGTACAGTTTCCTCAtggtaagattttttttattaattattttttcacaacaTCGCTAGCTCAGGAATTCCATGATTGATCCCTATTGGAAGAGGGGAAGTTGAAAATGAGTGGAGGGAAAACGCAATCGTCTAAATTATTTCCCACgtcatattaaaaaattgagaattctTTCTCTTCGGAAAGCGTCCGAATGCCAGCGCACCAAGACTTGAACTTCTTTCTCATGTTTTTCCCTATTACTCCCAACTGTTGAAGTTTTCATAGCAACTTCCCAGTTCAGAAACAGATTTAATACCCGAGTTTTACGCTGAACGAGTTGAAATAGCTGTAAATGTCAACATGTCTGCGCACGTTTAAAAATACTGTAATTACTCTCCAACCATCGGTTATACAGATCTATAATTTTATCTCGAAATTACAGAGTATTTAGGGATATCTGTAGACCCTACACCCGTGACACCAGTGCACTCATCTTTGAGCTATTCTGGTAGTGTAAGACTGGGGATTAAATATGTGAGGTACTAAGGGAATAATCTAAATAATATTAACACGGAAATATCTTTCATTGGAGAGGCTGTAGATACGAACGGCAATCGATAAATGACCGGTCCCCAGGGACGTATTTATTCCCAGAGAAATACTTTATCCCCTTCAAAGTATTCGTGTCGTGATCAGGAGAAAAACCAAACTCCGTTAACcaatttctccaatttttcattataaaaaaaagtgttcTATAGGAAtcgagtttaaataaatttttgtcattatttttgcgcggatttctaattaaaaaaaaaaacttttggtaaatatcaattaatttagcTATCACTAAATACACGAAGTTTTCCCTTAATTAGAACGCCCTCGGAAAATCAAATTACTCACCTCTAATTATCCCCCATCCCTCGGGTTCCAGCATCGCGACGCAGGTGCGGCTGGTGGTGGTCAATCGCTAATATCTCCAGGCTCATGCCTCGAGGAATTCCGCACTCGGCCATTCATTGAGTGTCGTGGTCTCGGTACATGCAACTACTTCTCCACCGCAATCTCCTACTGGTTAGCAACAATTCAGGATCACGAGATGTTCCGTAAGCCACAGCCTCAAACCCTAAAAGCCGATCACACATCACGAGTCAGCAGATGTGCTGTATGCATACGACGTCAAATAACTGAGGACAATGGCAACAGGCTGCACAGCTTCAGGGCGAATGGATCACGTCGGATTCCATCGGGACCAGTTCATCCAGAGCCAGTTCGGACTGTACCAGAGTGGGAGCGCCGTAGGCCAACGGGTGGCAGGGTCAGAGTTCCAGGTGGACGCGTACCAACGGGTTATCGGAGACGAGGTAGGGTTCGTAGGCCTAGCTCGGCAAATAATTCTAGCCAAAGTCCTTTAGCCAGAGGT
The window above is part of the Diachasmimorpha longicaudata isolate KC_UGA_2023 chromosome 9, iyDiaLong2, whole genome shotgun sequence genome. Proteins encoded here:
- the LOC135166230 gene encoding collagen alpha-1(IV) chain is translated as MWPGGGDVTSCGGRRMHLVTPVVITIVGIILLGWQLPATDAVVCHDNYKCNCKGIKGTPGFPGISGPQGPSGSPGDDGPEGPLGPKGEKGAGGELGGTGEKGHRGDKGMKGFLGDAGLPGHRGTPGVRGPDGLDGCNGTDGRAGAPGITGAHGPRGAPGPLGDPGPSGEPGAGGINSQGVKGIRGDAGRDGPKGFDGPPGYVGDVGYIGETGDTGYPGLPGLPGLTGDQGDTVYGDKGQPGEQGDRGEPGAFNKEWKKKNASEPQRGPPGRKGVRGDYGDRGRKGEMGDKGPMGRPGYFGVKGVKGEQGDDGPRGKQGVTGPSGPAGDKGDKGAPGYAGNPGDDGLDGESGEIGNRGPPGRQGAPGEKGLYIAELDEIIPGPIGIQGELGPPGEPGQNGTPGRPGLVGYIGPPGLPGPPGPLGVPGPKGTSEKGEQGDDGLPGPLGPPGPPGQPGLVGPLGAKGFPGVTIIGPPGIDGKPGFSGMDGPPGERGDPGSEGPKGFPGKGVRIRGPAGEPGLPGIPGMPGVDGWPGVPGPGGAKGVRGDDCGVCAPGLPGAKGERGDSGLNGFPGAPGYAGLPGPRGFKGAYGLPGSMGPMGLEGESGRPGIVGPQGPKGQAGRVYEPPGGAKVAPPGDAGDKGFPGLEGLRGPRGRPGELGDTGPEGPKGEKGDFGVPGIPGADGRPGWDGLPGEKGDDADVPIEFLRGDPGIDGIPGRKGIRGDKGWPGETGQAASQPTADMKGNRGTVGEPGEPGFDGFKGFEGPQGDEGWPGAPGPQGSPGISIQGPMGLKGYSGMPGDEGPRGIAGEPGQQGPQGLLGPPGIKGDRGDIGTNLIYGEIGERGFYGQKGEYGFAGPAGPRGRTGVEGPKGIRGAKGAPGFEGLPGLQGAKGVRGDSVQGPRGFPGISGFPGAPGMLGNIGMTGPDGVSGFNGMKGLKGEIGFHGRRGEDGDLGIQGYPGMDGIPGSPGKQGEDGDVGVVGDSGQPGWIGEEGSPGAMGQKGELGEPGSPGFPGVPGPVGLPGMVGDIGYDGPDGERGANAISGPQGDLGEPGFMGAIGAPGPPGVDGRPGLPGENGADSVGYNGPNGIKGDRGWNALPGRTGLKGEIGDMGPDGVKGEIGESGEQGRPGTPGINGRPGTKGELGPVGPAGRDGVKGQRGLDGDPGFMGPPGMPGDVGLRGNSGLPGAPGPKGSMGDPGLPSYAEADRGEMGDQGFYGLSGRKGEQGDTGLRGYPGARGMRGDIGYPGPEGFEGLPGLPGLPGDVGYPGLPGPPGYNPERGESGLPGLDGRPGTSGRPGQKGAPGEYGPDGPQGIEGEPGRSIPGPKGLPGDIGPRGYDGRPGAPGLGGLDGFPGAPGPKGFRGEPGYAQYGAKGDEGDVGFAGPDGRHGFKGERGDSGIPGGPGFPGLKGERGDTGESGPTGLPGPDGPQGPKGDPGTSPYPLFPRKGIQGDVGFTGLIGMPGVPGAMGMPGLDGLPGLKGEHGMDGLPGFQGPDGDNGPPGPQGPRGDIGYQGPPGFPGPRGEDAPPGPAPRSRGFHFARHSQSESIPQCPAGTVKMWDGFSLLHIMGNSHPWAQDLGQAGSCVRRFSVMPFLFCNLNNVCDYAQRNDYSYWLSSTEPMPMMMTPIPAPEAGRYISRCSVCEAPTRMIAVHSQSMQIPECPGGWTEAWVGYSFLMHRDAGAAGGGQSLISPGSCLEEFRTRPFIECRGLGTCNYFSTAISYWLATIQDHEMFRKPQPQTLKADHTSRVSRCAVCIRRQITEDNGNRLHSFRANGSRRIPSGPVHPEPVRTVPEWERRRPTGGRVRVPGGRVPTGYRRRGRVRRPSSANNSSQSPLARGG